A DNA window from Brevinematia bacterium contains the following coding sequences:
- a CDS encoding 4Fe-4S binding protein has translation MERLVKGKLVSTFIEVDPERCKGCLLCVYECPEGVIDSSGKFNSKGWIYVEATLNERCTGCKRCAIVCPDLAIRVYIKEESVVGSSA, from the coding sequence ATGGAGAGACTAGTGAAAGGTAAGCTTGTTTCAACATTTATAGAGGTTGATCCTGAGAGGTGTAAAGGTTGTCTTTTGTGTGTTTATGAATGTCCTGAAGGAGTTATAGATTCCAGTGGTAAGTTTAACTCAAAGGGGTGGATATATGTTGAAGCAACTTTAAATGAAAGGTGCACGGGGTGCAAGAGATGTGCTATTGTGTGTCCAGATTTAGCTATAAGAGTATACATTAAGGAAGAGAGTGTTGTTGGATCTTCTGCTTGA
- a CDS encoding tetratricopeptide repeat protein has translation MRKGSWVTIGIVLLSGFMFFIGYQLGLVNTPQKAVKDRAKELSDRKKKDEALKVLEMGRRELQLVIDAVELDVYRAEIYKNLARHYFMRDMWGLAIENAQKAIEFIPTDANLYFIIGVSLFQLSKVIEDKDKVEEYVNRAEANVEKAIRINPDYFDARYSLAIIKIEKGDFKSALEHLNYVLNLEPRNVSALFARARVYYELGELFKARDDYTKLLEILLPNDPRRKKVIKNIEIIDREI, from the coding sequence ATGCGGAAAGGAAGCTGGGTTACAATTGGAATAGTATTGCTTAGTGGGTTTATGTTCTTCATTGGATACCAATTGGGACTTGTGAATACTCCACAGAAGGCTGTCAAGGATAGGGCTAAGGAGTTGTCTGATAGGAAAAAGAAGGACGAAGCTTTGAAAGTTTTGGAAATGGGAAGAAGGGAATTGCAACTTGTTATTGATGCGGTTGAATTGGATGTTTACAGAGCGGAGATTTACAAAAACCTTGCTAGACATTACTTTATGAGGGATATGTGGGGACTTGCAATTGAAAATGCCCAGAAGGCAATAGAATTTATACCTACTGATGCAAATTTGTATTTCATAATCGGTGTTTCTCTTTTTCAACTGTCAAAGGTTATAGAGGATAAGGATAAGGTTGAGGAATACGTTAATAGGGCTGAAGCAAATGTTGAAAAGGCTATAAGGATAAATCCGGACTATTTTGATGCGAGGTATTCACTTGCTATAATCAAGATAGAGAAAGGAGATTTTAAATCTGCTCTTGAACATCTTAATTACGTTTTAAATCTTGAGCCAAGAAACGTATCTGCACTTTTTGCAAGAGCGAGAGTCTATTACGAACTTGGAGAGCTTTTTAAGGCTAGGGATGATTACACTAAGCTTCTTGAAATTCTCCTACCAAATGATCCTAGGAGGAAAAAAGTCATAAAGAATATAGAAATAATTGATAGAGAGATATAG
- a CDS encoding CBS domain-containing protein, with protein MRVTKNVNTIKARDIMTTDFFVCKEDFSLFLAIDKIMRKKVHSIVVVDENGEMRDIISPTDLLKVFFLDYTDHHNMKVADVTKKNRVILYISEDTSLSEIIRIMRTHSISTLIVANESLRPIGIVHIKDVLKMIETILM; from the coding sequence ATGAGAGTTACGAAAAATGTGAATACAATCAAAGCTAGAGACATTATGACAACAGACTTTTTCGTATGTAAAGAAGACTTCAGCCTATTCCTTGCCATAGATAAGATAATGAGAAAGAAAGTTCACTCAATAGTAGTGGTTGATGAAAATGGTGAAATGAGAGATATAATATCTCCTACTGACTTGCTAAAGGTGTTTTTTCTTGATTATACAGATCATCACAATATGAAGGTAGCAGATGTCACCAAAAAGAATAGAGTGATACTATACATATCGGAGGATACGAGTCTTTCCGAAATAATAAGAATAATGAGAACACACAGTATATCAACTTTGATAGTTGCAAATGAATCTCTCAGGCCTATAGGTATAGTCCATATAAAAGATGTATTGAAGATGATAGAGACTATACTAATGTAG